A stretch of the Glycine soja cultivar W05 chromosome 13, ASM419377v2, whole genome shotgun sequence genome encodes the following:
- the LOC114382581 gene encoding serine/threonine-protein kinase RIPK-like — MGSSFSSCYEGESVSPSPKPTKVVATKGGSSSNRVSITDLSFPGSTLSEDLSVSLVGSNLHVFSLSELKIITQSFSSSNFLGEGGFGPVHKGFIDDKLRPGLEAQPVAVKLLDLDGSQGHKEWLTEVVFLGQLRHPHLVKLIGYCCEEEHRLLVYEYLPRGSLENQLFRRYTASLPWSTRMKIAAGAAKGLAFLHEAKKPVIYRDFKASNILLDSDYNAKLSDFGLAKDGPEGDDTHVSTRVMGTQGYAAPEYIMTGHLTAMSDVYSFGVVLLELLTGRRSVDKGRPQREQNLVEWARPALNDSRKLGRIMDPRLEGQYSEVGARKAAALAYQCLSHRPRSRPLMSTVVNVLEPLQDFDDVPIGPFVYTVPAEQHNEVAKESETPKERKRENDHHHHNRHHHHHRHNGHRHHPLKSPKTPMSSDQSQNDEHRNGRRSGSNSPDTSNASEAQ; from the exons ATGGGATCGAGCTTCTCTAGTTGTTATGAGGGTGAGTCTGTGTCACCTTCTCCGAAGCCAACCAAAGTGGTGGCTACAAAGGGTGGTTCTTCTTCCAACAGGGTCTCTATAACGGACTTGAGTTTCCCTGGCTCAACGCTTTCGGAGGATCTCTCCGTTTCTCTAGTGGGGTCTAACCTGCATGTGTTTTCGCTCTCGGAGCTCAAGATCATCACGCAGAGTTTCTCTTCGAGTAATTTTCTCGGCGAAGGAGGTTTCGGACCCGTGCACAAGGGCTTCATTGATGACAAGCTTAGGCCTGGTCTCGAGGCTCAACCGGTGGCCGTCAAGCTCTTGGACTTGGACGGTTCTCAGGGCCATAAAGAGTGGTTG ACTGAAGTTGTGTTTCTGGGTCAACTAAGGCATCCACATCTGGTGAAGCTGATTGGATATTGCTGTGAAGAAGAACACAGGCTTCTGGTATATGAGTATTTACCACGAGGCAGCTTAGAGAATCAACTATTTAGAA GATATACAGCATCGTTACCATGGTCAACAAGGATGAAAATTGCAGCTGGAGCTGCAAAGGGTCTAGCCTTTCTACATGAAGCGAAAAAACCAGTCATCTATAGAGATTTCAAAGCTTCAAACATCTTGTTAGACTCG GATTATAATGCAAAGCTTTCTGATTTTGGCTTGGCAAAAGATGGTCCCGAAGGAGATGACACACACGTTTCAACTAGAGTCATGGGCACACAAGGCTATGCGGCCCCAGAATACATCATGACAG GACACTTGACAGCAATGAGTGATGTGTACAGTTTTGGAGTTGTGCTCTTGGAGCTTCTAACAGGAAGAAGGTCAGTGGACAAAGGGCGCCCACAAAGAGAACAGAACCTCGTGGAATGGGCCAGGCCTGCTTTGAATGATTCCCGGAAACTTGGCAGAATAATGGATCCAAGGCTTGAGGGTCAGTATTCTGAGGTTGGGGCGAGAAAAGCAGCTGCATTGGCTTACCAATGCCTCAGCCACAGGCCAAGGAGTAGACCCTTAATGAGCACTGTGGTTAATGTTCTTGAGCCACTTCAGGACTTTGATGATGTTCCAATTGGACCCTTTGTTTACACTGTTCCAGCTGAACAACACAATGAAGTGGCAAAAGAGAGTGAAACACCTAAGGAGAGGAAGAGGGAAaatgatcatcatcatcataatcggcatcatcatcatcatcgccACAATGGCCATAGGCATCATCCACTTAAATCTCCCAAGACACCAATGTCATCAGATCAGTCACAGAATGATGAACACCGAAATGGTAGAAGAAGTGGGTCTAATTCACCTGACACATCCAATGCATCAGAAGCGCAATGA